The DNA segment AGACGGGCCGGTGTCACTTCTTCACGGCCTCAAGTTTCTCAATCATCTTGCGGAGTTTGGCCAGCGCGATGTTCTGAATCTGCCGGACGCGCTCACGGGTGACCCCGAACTTCTGGCCAACTTCCTCAAGAGTCCTTTCGCTGCCGCCATCCAGACCGAAGCGGTACCGAAGAATTGTCGCTTCGCGCGGGTCGAGGGTCGTCACCATTTCCTGCAACATCGAGCTGACGGTTTTTTCCTCCAGT comes from the Candidatus Angelobacter sp. genome and includes:
- a CDS encoding sigma factor-like helix-turn-helix DNA-binding protein; the encoded protein is LEEKTVSSMLQEMVTTLDPREATILRYRFGLDGGSERTLEEVGQKFGVTRERVRQIQNIALAKLRKMIEKLEAVKK